The Prionailurus bengalensis isolate Pbe53 chromosome A3, Fcat_Pben_1.1_paternal_pri, whole genome shotgun sequence genome includes a window with the following:
- the FAM228A gene encoding LOW QUALITY PROTEIN: protein FAM228A (The sequence of the model RefSeq protein was modified relative to this genomic sequence to represent the inferred CDS: inserted 3 bases in 2 codons) yields MASQKVSTCGEHFRPEKLKEWPELESVALMEVLAREDIDEAIHAILFRENYIAKVMLPLFCDSLFRRWQEMDEEKRAVFQNKTGKRYTLKECKDLEKARLYATLPHFTFTLHDVILXEWHKASARSVRNKTPSKCSPEKLICSENKYLPDEENETTDLXTIFERQFHSSKLSQENGREERNCVVSRDLGEQGWDGTSCNMHKMTGIDFGI; encoded by the exons ATGGCTTCCCAGAAAGTGTCTACCTGTGGTGAACATTTCAggccagaaaaattaaaagaatggcCAGAGCTCGAGTCAGTTGCTTTAATGGAG GTGTTAGCTAGAGAAGACATTGATGAAGCTATACATGCAATATTATTTAGAGAAAATTACATTGCCAAG GTTATGTTGCCTTTGTTTTGTGATTCCCTGTTTAGAAGATGGCAAGAGATGGATGAAGAGAAGAGAgctgtttttcaaaataagacaG GAAAACGATACACCTTAAAAGAATGTAAAGACCTAGAGAAGGCCAGGCTTTATGCCACATTGCCCCATTTCACTTTTACTCTACATGATGTTATTCT AGAGTGGCATAAAGCCTCTGCGAGATCTGTGAGAAACAAAACACCTAGTAAATGCAG tcctgagaaacttatctgttcagaaaataaatatctgccTGATGAAGAGAATGAGACTACTGACC AGACCATTTTTGAAAGGCAATTTCATTCCTCAAAGCTCAGCCAGGAgaatggaagggaagagaggaattgTGTGGTGAGCAGAGATCtgggggagcagggctgggatggCACAAGTTGCAACATGCACAAGATGACAGGCATTGATTTTGGAATTTGA
- the FAM228B gene encoding LOW QUALITY PROTEIN: protein FAM228B (The sequence of the model RefSeq protein was modified relative to this genomic sequence to represent the inferred CDS: deleted 1 base in 1 codon) — protein MTNLDSDDMLTDKLHKPKSSKEWLEPQPLHLMEVLAKEDIDAAIQSILYRENHVIKELDKYLQHHDFLNARRKERLYKRWTDHVADPLQKKIIEKVCSHKNIKKRRQEELDGFLKHVNKKGNAFIEHYDPKEYDPFYMNKEDPNFLKVTIPPFRDPLKKAQYDKDDDKRTLLQCETGKICTMKEFKEVEKAKLHSRFPRISNSRHFMTPNKWLMLPTTYIESEFCKRSRLKVKVNFNNGNFDLKPVARTPHPLESQEAGKALIYKNKGSSFLEKEPLCFHEEKKPSPKEVNSEGHFSSMALSQEVERDEDQDAFSSLPYVQGSGVEPVLGVDLEEKSQPTLLISWLEISMGMVC, from the exons ATGACAAATTTAGACAGTGATGATATGCTAACTGACAAGCTTCATAAGCCCAAGAGCTCGAAAGAATGGTTGGAACCACAGCCACTTCATCTTATGGAG GTATTAGCTAAAGAAGATATTGATGCAGCTATTCAATCaatattatatagagaaaatcatGTAATTAAG GAACTAGATAAGTATTTACAACATCATGACTTCTTAAAcgcaagaagaaaagagaggttaTATAAAAGATGGACTGACCACGTGGCAGATCCTCTCcagaagaaaattatagaaaaagtttgttcacataagaatattaaaaaaaggagacaagaagAATTAGAtggttttttaaaacatgtaaataaaaag GGAAATGCATTTATAGAGCATTATGATCCGAAAGAGTATGATCCTTTTTATATGAACAAAGAGGACCCGAATTTTCTGAAG GTTACCATTCCACCATTTCGTGATCCTTTGAAAAAGGCACAATATGACAAAGATGATGATAAAAGAACTCTTCTTCAGTGTGAGACTG GCAAAATATGTACAATGAAAGAATTTAAAGAGGTTGAGAAGGCCAAACTGCATTCCAGGTTTCCAAGAATTTCTAATTCAAGGCACTTTATGACTCCAAATAAATGGCTTATGCTGCCTACAACCTACATAGAAAGTGAATTTTGTAAAAGGAGCAG GTTAAAAGTGAAAGTGAATTTTAACAATGGTAATTTTGATTTGAAACCCGTGGCAAGAACTCCTCATCCCCTGGAATCTCAAGAAGCAGGAAAAGCACTCATTTACAA AAACAAAGGATCATCCTTTCTGGAAAAAGAGCCTCTATGTTTTcatgag gaaaagaaaccaagTCCCAAAGAGGTCAACTCTGAAGGGCACTTTTCTTCCATGGCCCTCAGCCAAGAAGTAGAAAGGGATGAGGACCAGGATGCG ttttcttctctacCCTATGTACAAGGCTCTGGAGTAGAGCCTGTTTTAGGAGTGGATTTGGAGGAGAAGTCACAGCCCACCCTCCTCATCTCCTGGTTAGAAATCAGTATGGGAATGGTGTGTTAG